Part of the Vulgatibacter sp. genome is shown below.
TCTCCGTGATCTTCGACGAGCCCTCGGCCAGCGACATCGCGACCATGAGCTGCGCCTGCATGTCGGTGGGGAAGCCGGGGAAGGGCTCCGTCTCGAAGTCCACCGCGCGGAGGCGCTCGGGGCCCCGGACCCGCACGCCGCCGGGCACCTCCTCGATGAGGGCGCCGGCCTGGCGCATCTTCTCGATCACCGCGCCGAGGTGCGAGGCCACGCAGCCCTCGAGGACCACGTCGCCCTTCGTGATCGCAGCGGCGACGAGGAAGGTCCCCGCCTCGATCCGGTCGGCGATGATCCGGTGCTCGGTGGCGCGGAGCGCCTCGACGCCCTCGATCTCGATCCGGTCGGTGCCCGCGCCCGTGATCTTCGCGCCCATGGCCACGAGCACGTCGGCGAGCTGCACCACCTCGGGCTCCCGGGCGGCGTTCTCGATGACCGTGGTGCCGTCTGCGAGCGCCGCTGCCATCAGCAGGTTCTCGGTGCCCGTGACCGTGACCACGTCGAAGACCACGCGGCCGCCCTGGAGCCTGCCGCCTGCCGGGGCCCTCGCCTGCACGTAGCCGTGCTCGAGGGAGATGGTCGCGCCCAGGGCCTCGAGCCCCTTGAGGTGCTGATCGATGGGCCGGGCGCCGATGGCGCAGCCGCCGGGGAGGGAGACGCGCGCCTTGCCGTAGCGGGCGACGAGGGGCCCGAGGACGAGCACGCTGGCGCGCATCGTCTTCACCAGCTCGTAGGGGGCGATCGGCTCCAGCTCCGCCGCGGGGGGAACGGTGACCCGCACCGAGTCGCTCTCGTCGCCGGCGCCGCGCTCGAAGGTGAGCCCCATCGAGCGGAGGAGCTTGCCCGTGGTGGCGATGTCGGCGAGCTCGGGGACGTTGCGGTAGGTCGAGACGCCCTCGGCGAGGAGGCTCGAGCAGAGGATGGGCAGGGCGGCGTTCTTGGCGCCCGAGATCTTCACCGTGCCCTGCAGCCGCTTCCCACCCCTGACGACGATCGAATCCAAACCTGCATCTCCTTCGCGTGCCCTCGAGGCGCACGCCGGACGATTCCGAAGCGCGGCAGGGTACGCCCATCGGCGGAGCGCTGCAAAGGCCATGCGAGCAGGCGTGCGGACGGGCGCGGTGGCGTGCCGGGGGCGGAGGCTGGCCGGGCGCGTCCGGGAGGCGACGGGGCGCGGCCGGCAGACCGCGCCCCCCATCCGGCACCACCTGCACCGCCTCCTCCCTCGGGCGGACCGCCCGGCCTCGGA
Proteins encoded:
- the murA gene encoding UDP-N-acetylglucosamine 1-carboxyvinyltransferase; its protein translation is MDSIVVRGGKRLQGTVKISGAKNAALPILCSSLLAEGVSTYRNVPELADIATTGKLLRSMGLTFERGAGDESDSVRVTVPPAAELEPIAPYELVKTMRASVLVLGPLVARYGKARVSLPGGCAIGARPIDQHLKGLEALGATISLEHGYVQARAPAGGRLQGGRVVFDVVTVTGTENLLMAAALADGTTVIENAAREPEVVQLADVLVAMGAKITGAGTDRIEIEGVEALRATEHRIIADRIEAGTFLVAAAITKGDVVLEGCVASHLGAVIEKMRQAGALIEEVPGGVRVRGPERLRAVDFETEPFPGFPTDMQAQLMVAMSLAEGSSKITESVFENRFMHVLELSRMGAKIAIDGNVAVVQGVSQLSGAPVMATDLRASASLILAGLQADGATTVQRVYHLDRGYQRIEEKLRGLGADIERVREGA